Proteins encoded by one window of Babylonia areolata isolate BAREFJ2019XMU chromosome 8, ASM4173473v1, whole genome shotgun sequence:
- the LOC143285148 gene encoding uncharacterized protein LOC143285148, which produces MLVRATERNDPSLAGWMFGGSDDLSTPMESSSSVPDSVKGSGHLLTDSSDVSDLGWMIPAVIVGIFAMIGLAFACYLGVRRLELRMLHWCRVHCACCCGPDEEAGRLLTGESYNSLSQTGRKEAVRMRDFRERSPSTGTSRGTREGYVPRRNFNPFDDD; this is translated from the exons ATGCTGGTAAGGGCAACAGAGAGAAACGACCCCTCCCTTGCAGGCTGGATGTTTGGAGGAAGCGATGACCTCAGCACACCGATGGAGTCGTCATCGTCGGTTCCAGACTCGGTCAAGGGGTCCGGCCATTTGCTGACCGACTCTTCGGATGTGTCTGATCTGGGGTGGATGATACCCGCCGTTATCGTCGGCATCTTCGCCATgatag GCTTGGCGTTTGCTTGCTACCTGGGCGTCCGTCGGCTGGAGCTGCGCATGCTCCATTGGTGTCGCGTGCACTGTGCGTGCTGCTGTGGCCCGGATGAGGAAGCGGGGCGGTTGTTGACGGGAGAGTCCTACAACAGTCTGTCTCAGACGGGTCGCAAAGAGGCTGTACGCATGAGAG ATTTCCGTGAGCGATCACCGAGCACCGGGACGTCGCGGGGCACGCGCGAGGGTTACGTGCCCAGAAGGAACTTCAACCCTTTTGATGACGATTAG
- the LOC143284749 gene encoding inter-alpha-trypsin inhibitor heavy chain H4-like, which produces MARQEFFRLFFRHLVLLLIVCLHPCECKKGTRITSLYACTDIKYRFATTRITSHVINPTNQSRQAVFDITLPNDAFISNFTLTVDGLTYPGRVEERGEALRRYGSNSTQDDVSSGRVTQRPRETNQFRVTLKVAPFQGVTFNLTYQEILERRLGFYDHVLYIDPGQPVEDLRVDVSIEENRPISYLHVPPIRSDLLTDFDISETNSLVRVERPSGRHAYISYHPSAQQQQVQGMSQDGLSGLFTVRYDVGRSLDAGELLSVNGYFVHFIAPTVQQSIPKDVLFILDTSTSMKWQKLGQLQDAMRVILNDLAPEDRFALMQFNSRATFWRRQLLPVTSRTIQWAMQYVNSLKARGYTNIDSALAQGLQFFNEDPTVKGNTSLIIFLTDGRPTRGETDQNKILRHVRAQNRKNVTVFGLAFGKDADWPLVKKLASQNYGVGRRIYQDADAALQIHGFYDEVSTLLLTGVQASYLDSQVDLETLTRTLFRKFFNGSEMVVAGKLIRLNQTALQVLVQATGRKGQVNLTIVPDPDPTTPGEVKSCGLLRAEELAGVVEKMWAYLTIGQLLRQRVGEDDPATKRQLKQKATELALAYNFVTPMTSLVVSKPGEEELAFLQEDASDLLDESDTWLIDDYLTTLPPSTTTPKTTTLISTTISTTTTTTTLPPQTVHDSTSSNADSSVSQSSATVSPTTQTSLLNLTASTDPDLPPENTSVSLPLRTASSPEVPTTPQDSGLSRGTTITRSTPEENPVFPKNSTAPELRPEASTTTATLPSPTGPVLPQASSQHPSDPDSAPSNATYSKRPVSPPDSSTETTDTIRPVGSTAVPDGGWEPEDSASTMPTSAPELSTPGVSKGTAAPPPRDESSSRRGGGGGDPHFMVEMTSLSYPLCYDITGDTGDVFRLLRDPQSGLTVNVEISRGRRKPPGSSRFPVYITKVAILLQDVVAEVTAAHARVNEATLRWDTMGSVYLPGVWVMMNNSTLRFALDWGAEVDVTRHVRHGTNQRAAASFLNVEIQNEAQLSKQSTGLLGQFVHKDVRLQRIKKRDGRLVAELEISDNRGGHPHVRHGRALLKNRKDPYFRRQASCLMVDSLWSHVLDKPTRLYKVRSLYYI; this is translated from the exons ggAACTCGCATCACATCGCTGTACGCATGCACGGACATCAAATATCGCTTCGCCACCACGCGCATCACCAGTCACGTGATCAACCCCACCAACCAATCACGGCAGGCCGTCTTTGACATCACGCTTCCCAATGACGCCTTCATCTCCAACTTCACGCT GACCGTGGACGGACTGACGTACCCGggcagggtggaggagaggggggaagccCTCAGACGCTACGGCTCCAACTCTACCCAGGATGACGTCAGCTCCGGAAGGGTCACCCAGAG ACCTCGCGAAACCAACCAGTTTCGGGTGACCTTGAAAGTGGCGCCCTTTCAAGGGGTGACCTTCAACCTGACCTACCAGGAGATTCTCGAGCGACGATTGGGTTTCTACGATCACGTGCTGTACATTGACCCGGGTCAGCCCGTGGAGGACCTGCGCGTGGACGTGTCCATTGAGGAGAACCGACCAATCAGTTACCTGCACGTGCCCCCTATCAGAAGCGATCTGCTGACCGACTTTGACATTTCTG AGACCAACAGCCTGGTACGGGTGGAGAGGCCCAGTGGTCGCCATGCCTACATCAGTTACCACCCCAGCGCTCAGCAGCAGCAGGTGCAGGGCATGTCCCAGGACGGTCTCTCCGGCCTCTTCACCGTCAGGTATGACGTCGGCAGGTCCCTGGACGCCGGAGAACTGCTG AGTGTGAACGGCTACTTCGTGCACTTCATCGCCCCCACGGTGCAGCAGTCCATTCCCAAGGACGTGCTCTTCATCCTGGACACCAGCACCTCCATGAAGTGGCAGAAGCTGGGCCAGCTGCAGGACGCCATGAGGGTCATCCTCAACGACCTGGCCCCTGAGGACCGCTTCGCCCTCATGCAG TTCAATTCCCGGGCCACCTTCTGGAGACGGCAGCTGTTGCCGGTGACCAGCAGGACCATTCAGTGGGCCATGCAGTATGTCAACTCCCTCAAGGCTCGTGGAT acacaaacatagactcCGCGCTCGCACAAGGGTTGCAGTTCTTCAACGAAGACCCCACAGTGAAGGGCAACACCTCCCTGATCATTTTCCTGACGGACGGAAGGCCCACGCGGGGCGAGACGGACCAGAACAAGATCCTGAGGCACGTTCGCGCGCAGAACCGGAAGAACGTGACTGTCTTCGGGCTGGCGTTCGGCAAGGACGCTGATTGGCCGCTGGTGAAGAAGCTGGCGTCGCAAAATTATGGAGTGGGGCGGAGGATTTACCAGGATGCTGACGCCGCCCTTCAG ATCCATGGGTTCTACGACGAGGTGTCCACCCTGCTGCTGACCGGAGTGCAGGCGTCCTACCTGGACAGCCAGGTGGACCTCGAGACCCTGACCAGGACCCTGTTCCGCAAGTTCTTCAACGGCTCCGAGATGGTGGTGGCGGGCAAGCTGATCCGCCTGAACCAGACAGCTCTGCAAGTCCTCGTGCAGGCCACGGGACGgaagg GTCAGGTCAACCTGACCATCGTGCCCGACCCTGACCCCACGACCCCGGGCGAGGTGAAGTCTTGCGGGCTGCTGAGGGCGGAGGAGCtggcgggggtggtggagaagatgTGGGCCTACCTGACCATCGGTCAGCTGCTGCGGCAACGGGTAGGGGAGGACGACCCAGCCACCAAACGACAGCTGAAGCAGAAGGCCACAGAACTGGCGCTGGCG TACAACTTTGTGACCCCTATGACGTCACTGGTGGTGAGCAAACCTGGGGAGGAGGAGCTAGCCTTTCTCCAGGAAGATGCAAGTGACCTTCTGGATGAGTCAG atacATGGCTAATCGACGACTATCTGACAACTTTACCTCCAAGCACAACCACCCCGAAGACCACCACTTTGATAAGCAccactatctccaccaccaccaccaccaccactcttccccCTCAAACTGTGCACGACAGCACGTCATCAAACGCAGACAGTTCCGTTTCTCAGAGCAGCGCCACGGTCTCACCAACGACACAAACCTCCCTGCTGAACCTGACAGCGTCAACAGATCCCGACCTGCCTCCAGAAAACACTTCTGTCAGTTTACCGCTGAGGACAGCTTCCTCACCGGAGGTTCCGACGACGCCACAAGACAGTGGCTTATCGCGAGGGACCACCATTACCCGTTCCACACCCGAAGAAAATCCAGTTTTTCCGAAAAACTCAACGGCTCCAGAGTTAAGGCCAGAGGCTTCCACTACCACAGCCACCCTTCCCTCACCAACCGGACCTGTTTTGCCTCAGGCCTCGTCCCAACACCCAAGTGACCCCGACTCGGCACCGAGTAATGCCACGTATTCAAAGCGCCCAGTATCACCACCAGACAGTTCGACCGAAACGACGGACACTATTAGACCGGTGGGCAGTACAGCCGTACCGGACGGTGGCTGGGAACCAGAGGATTCCGCCTCAACCATGCCAACTTCCGCTCCGGAACTGTCTACCCCTGGTGTGTCGAAAGGCACTGCCGCACCGCCGCCACGCGACGAATCGTCCAGCAGAAGAGGTGGAG GGGGAGGCGACCCGCACTTCATGGTGGAAATGACGTCACTGTCCTACCCTCTGTGCTATGACATCACGGGAGACACTGGTGACGTGTTCCGGTTATTACGGGACCCTCAGTCAG gtCTAACAGTCAACGTGGAGATCAGCAGAGGCCGACGGAAGCCCCCAGGGTCGTCCCGCTTCCCAGTCTACATCACCAAGGTCGCCATCTTGCTGCAGGACGTCGTGGCGGAAGTCACCGCCGCGCATGCCCGCGTGAACGAGGCCACCCTGCGGTGGGACACCATGGGGTCCGTGTACCTGCCTGGGGTGTGGGTCATGATGAACAACTCCACTCTCAGGTTCGCCCTGGactggggggcggaggtggacgTCACGAGGCACGTGCGTCACGGGACCAATCAGCGAGCGGCAGCGTCGTTTTTGAACGTGGAGATCCAGAACGAAGCACAGCTGTCCAAGCAATCGACTGGTTTGTTAG GCCAGTTCGTGCACAAAGATGTCCGGCTGCAGAGGATCAAGAAACGCGACGGACGACTGGTTGCGGAGCTGGAGATCAGCGACAACAGGGGCGGTCACCCCCACGTCCGTCACGGGAGGGCGCTGCTCAAGAATCGCAAGGACCCGTATTTCCGCCGCCAGGCGTCCTGTTTAATGGTGGACTCCCTCTGGTCCCACGTTCTGGACAAACCCACCCGCTTGTACAAAGTCCGCAGTCTTTACTATATCTGA